The Halorubrum salinarum genome segment ACCCGGTCGACGTGAGCGGGGTCCGCGAGGTCGACCGCCTCGGCGCCCGGCTCCCCGGCCGCGACGGTGGCCGTGATCGTCGCGTCCGCGTCCCGGCAGGCCTCGCGGAACTCGGCCGAGAAGTCCCGCGGGGCCCGGTCCGCCTCGACGCCGACGATACAGTCGCCCGCCGGCGTGAGCCAGTCGTCGGTCGTGAACTCGAACGTGCTCGCGTGCTCGGCGGTGACGTGCTCGTGACCGACCGCGCGCACGACCTCGACGTACGGTTCGTCGGCGCCCGCGTCGGGGTCGCCCGCGACGGGCTCGCTCCGGGCGTCTGCGTCGCTCATGTCCGTCGGTCGGCGGCGGCGCGACAAGTGCGCGTCGCTTCGGCGGCGCGGATCGATCCGCGGGCGGCGGGGGCGCTCCGGGTCACACGTCGGCGCCCTCGGCGAGCGCGGGGACGAGGCGGGCGGGGTTCTTCGCCAGCACGCGCCGCATCAGGTCCTCGGAGACGTCGAGCGTGAGCACCTCCATCACGCCGACGTTCGGGTGGACGTCCGGCGCGCCGGAGCCGAAGAGGACGCGGTCGGGGTGTTCCAAGACGCCGCGTTCGAGCACCTCGCGGTACCGGACCGCGCTCGTGTCGACGTGGAGTCGGTCGTACTCGTCGAGCAGGTCGAGCGTCTCGTTCATCAGGTCGGCGTCCAGCGGGTACCCGCCGAAGCTACCCAGCACGACCGGGAGGTCGTAGTCGAGCAGCTCCGTCTCGACCGCCTCGGGCGGGAACTCCCGGCCCGCGTGGACGAACAGGGGGAGGTCGGCGTCCTCGAGGCGGGTCAGCACGTCCTCGTTGGGGAGGCCGTCGACGTGGGGCGCCAGCGTGAATCCGTGGAAGCGGTCGTCGTAGGAGTACTGCTCGACGTCGTCGGGGCGGGTGTGGTGGTCGTCGCGCTCGGCCCGCAGGTTCCGGACGGCCGACACCGGGCCGGTCCCGGGGTCGCGGGGGCCGTTGAGGCGGGCGAACGCGACGAACGGGCGGTCGATGGAGAGGCGGGCGACGGCGTTGTTCGCGCGGAGGTAGCTCCGCCCGGCGGCGCGTTGCCCGGGGCTCGCGACCGCGCGGACGATCCCGGCCTGGAGCATCTCGCGTTCCAGGCGCTCCGGCGAGATG includes the following:
- a CDS encoding DUF371 domain-containing protein, which translates into the protein MSDADARSEPVAGDPDAGADEPYVEVVRAVGHEHVTAEHASTFEFTTDDWLTPAGDCIVGVEADRAPRDFSAEFREACRDADATITATVAAGEPGAEAVDLADPAHVDRVVGRGDPGLALLDERSMVGRTSDYTDDERTVLVDGDGAAADLDRDLVAALADGAPAALRLAVEPA
- a CDS encoding amidohydrolase family protein, which codes for MLGLEHDFRIVDTRATLDPDESSVATHGRDISPERLEREMLQAGIVRAVASPGQRAAGRSYLRANNAVARLSIDRPFVAFARLNGPRDPGTGPVSAVRNLRAERDDHHTRPDDVEQYSYDDRFHGFTLAPHVDGLPNEDVLTRLEDADLPLFVHAGREFPPEAVETELLDYDLPVVLGSFGGYPLDADLMNETLDLLDEYDRLHVDTSAVRYREVLERGVLEHPDRVLFGSGAPDVHPNVGVMEVLTLDVSEDLMRRVLAKNPARLVPALAEGADV